ATGCGCGCCGCCGAGGGCTACGAGCCCACGAACGACCCCGAGCAGGCCGACCTGATCCTCTTCAACACCTGCTCGGTGCGCGAGAAGGCGCAGGAGAAGGTGTTCAGCGACCTCGGCCGCGTCAAGCACCTGAAGGCCAAGGGCGTGATGATCGGCGTCGGCGGCTGCGTGGCGAGCCAGGAAGGCGCCGCCATCATCGAACGCGCGCCGTACGTCGACGTGGTGTTCGGCCCGCAGACGCTGCACCGCCTGCCCGAGTTGCTGGCCCGCCGCCAGGTGCAGCGCCGCCCGCAGGTCGACATCAGCTTCCCCGAGATCGAGAAGTTCGACCACCTGCCACCGGCGCGTGTGGAAGGCGCCAGCGCCTTCGTCTCGATCATGGAAGGCTGCTCGAAGTACTGCAGCTACTGCGTGGTGCCGTACACCCGCGGCGAGGAGGTCTCGCGCCCGTTTGATGACGTGCTCGTCGAGGTGGCCGGCCTCGCCGACCAGGGCGTCAAGGAAATCACGCTGCTGGGCCAGAACGTGAACGCGTACCGCGGCGCCATGGGCGGCACGGCCGAGATCGCCGACTTCGCGCTGCTGATCGAGTACGTGGCGGAGATCCCCGGCATCGAACGCATCCGCTACACCACGAGCCACCCGAACGAGTTCACGCAGCGCCTGATCGACGTGTACGCGAAGGTGCCGCAGCTCGTGAACCACCTGCACCTGCCGGTGCAGCACGGCAGCGACCGCATCCTGATGGCGATGAAGCGCGGCTACACGGCGCTCGAGTACAAGAGCACCGTCCGCAAGCTGCGCGCGGTGCGGCCGGACATCGCGATGTCCAGCGACTTCATCGTGGGCTTCCCCGGCGAGACCGACGACGACTTCGCGAAGATGATGAAGCTCATCGACGACGTGGGCTACGACGCCTCGTTCAGCTTCATCTTCAGCAAGCGGCCCGGCACGCCGGCGGCATCCCTCGACGACGACACGCCGCACGAGACGAAGCTCGCGCGCCTGCAGGTGCTGCAGGCCCGCATCGAGGAGAACGTCTCGCGCATCAGTCACGCGATGGTGGGTTCCACCCGCCGCCTGCTGGTCGAAGGCCCGTCGCGGCGCGACGCCGGCGAGCTGATGGGGCGCACCGAGTGCAACCGCATCGTCAACTTCAAGGGCCCCGCGCGCCTGGTCGGCCAGATGATCGACGTCACCATCACCGAGGCGTACGCGCATTCGCTGCGCGCCGAGGTCCAGGTCAGCGAGACGGTTGCGGGCTGACCCCATGAAGCGTCATCCCGGCGAAGGCCGGGACCCTGGGTTCCTCCCGACGCGCCGGCCGGGGTTCACGCCATGAACCTCGACGCCAGGACCCTCTTCTTCTCGCTGATGGTCAACGTGCTGCTGATGAGCATCGCGTTGTCGTTCAACGTGCGGTGGCGGTCGCGCTCGGGCATCCGGGCCTGGAATGCGTCGCTGATGATCCAGGCGCTCTCCTGGGCGCTGCTGATCGCGGCCTACCGGGTGCTGCCGCGCGAGATGGCCACGCTGGGCGTGGCCGGCCTCACCGGCGCGATGTCGTTCGTCTACGTCGCGGCGAAGACCTACCTGCGCGAACCGCTGGTGAAACCGTGGCTGTGGGGCGTGCCCCTGGTCACCACGGCCGTCCACTGGCTCGTTTTCTCGAACTACCAGGCCCGCATCGCGGTGACCAACGCCGCGCTGGCCCTGCAGATCGGATGGATCGCCTGGGTGCTCGTCCGCCCCCGGGCGCGCCCGCAGACCGACGGCCGCTGGCGCTGGCTCGCGGCCACCGCGCTGATGATGTCCGGCGTGATGGTGACGGGCCGGTTCTTCCTGGTGACCTTCTCGCCCGAGGCCTACCCGAGCTTCGAGGCCGGCCACTGGATCAACACGCTGGGCCTCGTGCTGACCAACGCCGACCTGACCCTCGGCACCCTCGCCTTCCTGCTCGCGCACCGCGACGAGGCCGAACGTGAACTGCAGCTGCTGGCCACCACGGACGGCCTCACCGGGGTGATGAACCGTCGGCAGTGGATGGCGTCGGCCGAGGTGCACGTGCGCCTGGCCGAGCGCCACGTGCAGCCGGTCACGGTGATGATGTTCGACATCGACCACTTCAAGCAACTGAACGACACCCGCGGCCACGCCGCCGGCGACGCGGCCCTCGTGCGGTTCGCGCAGGCGCTGCAGGGGGCGGTGCGCCAGCCCGACCTGGTGGGCCGGTACGGCGGGGAGGAGTTCTGCGTGCTGCTGCCCCAGTCCGACGCGGTGGCGGCCAAGGCCATCGACCGCCGGCTGCGCGAGGCGCTGGCCCGCGACGCGGCCCCGGCGCAGGGCCTGCTGATCACCTGCACGGTGGGCGTGGCGGAATGGCGGCCCGGTGCCCGGTTGGACGACCTGCTGGCCGCGGCCGACGCCGCGCTCTACCGGGGCAAGGCAGCGGGCCGCGACCGGCTGGAGGTGGGCGACATCAGCTTCGGCGCGGACCGAACGCCGCCCACCACAGGCTGACGGCGTTGGCCACGACCAGCGCGCCGTAGGTGGCCATCTTGCCGTCGCGCCCGGTCAGCACGAGGCCGGCCACCAGCGCCAGGGCACCCGCGGCCACCGCCCAGGCGGCGAGTCGGGTGAAAGGCACGGACTTCAGCTGGTTCCGCCAGAACAGCTTCGTCAATGCGGCGGCCACCGCCCCCACCACCACCGCCGGCGCGAAGAAGTTCAACAGGTGCCACAGTCCATCCAGCATGCCCATGGCGGTGCTTGTCCTCAGGGGGTACGGCGCGGGTGCGCCAAGGAATTAGTCGGTCTCCGGGCGATCGACTGCGGTCGATTTTATAATCCCGGACATGAGCGTCTTCGCCCTCGGCCTGAACCACAACACCGCCCCGCTGGACCTGCGCGGCCGGTTCGCGTTCTCGCTCGATCAGGTGGCCCCCACGCTGCAGGCCTTCCGCCAGCGGCTGACGGCCGTGCCGGGCGCGCCCGAGGTCGCCCTGTTGTCCACGTGCAACCGCACCGAGCTGTACTGCGCGGCCGAACCGGCCCTGGTGCAGCCCGCGGTCGACTGGCTCGCCGGCTTCGGCGGCGTGGCCCCGCACCAGCTGATGGACCACGCCTACGTGCTGCAGGGCGGCGCCGCCGCCCGCCACGCGTTCCGGGTGGCCAGCGGCCTCGATTCCATGGTGCTGGGCGAACCGCAGATCCTCGGCCAGATGAAGCAGGCCGTGCGCGAGGCCGACACGGCCGGCACGCTCGGCACCACGCTGCACCAGATGTTCCAGCGGTCGTTCGCGGTCGCGAAGGACGTGCGCTCGTCCACCGAGATCGGCTCGCACTCCATCAGCATGGCCGCCGCCTCCGTGCGCCTGGCCTCCCAGCTGTTCGAGGACCTGCGCGAGACCCGCGTGCTGTTCGTCGGCGCCGGCGAGATGATCGAGCTGGTGGCCACGCACTTCGCCGCCCGCCAGCCCCGCGGCATGGCCGTGGCCAACCGCACGCTCGAGCGCGGCGAGAAGCTCGCCACCCGCCTCGGCGCCGAGGCCATCCGCCTGGCCGACCTGCCGGGCCGCCTGGGCGAGTTCGACATCGTGATCTCCTGCACGGCCAGTTCCGTGCCCATCATCGGCCTGGGTGCCGTCGAGCGGGCGCTGAAGGCCCGCAAGCACCGCCCCATCTTCATGGTCGACCTGGCCGTGCCGCGCGACGTCGAGCCGGAGGTGAACCGCCTCTCCGACGTGTACCTCTACACGGTGGACGACCTGTCGGCCCTGGTGCAGACCGCCGGCGAGAAGCGCCAGGCCGCCGTGCAGCAGGCTGAAGCCATCATCGACGCGGGCGTGCAGAGTTTCGTGCACTGGCTGGGCCAGCGCGGCACCGTGCCGCTGATCCAGGCCCTGAACGCCCAGGCCGACCGCTGGCGCGCCGGCGAGGTCGCCCGCGCCCGCAAGCTGCTCGCCAAGGGCGAGGACATCGAGGCCGTGCTCGACGCCATGTCGCGCGGCCTCACCCAGAAGATGCTGCACGGCGCCCTCGCCGAGTTGCATGCGGCCGACGGTGAACACCGGGTGCAGCTCGCCCAGACCGTCTCGCGCCTGTTCCTCCGCGGCGCTCCCGGCCACCCCTCCGACGACTCCCGTTAGCGGCGCT
This genomic stretch from Piscinibacter gummiphilus harbors:
- the miaB gene encoding tRNA (N6-isopentenyl adenosine(37)-C2)-methylthiotransferase MiaB; translated protein: MKKVFIKTFGCQMNEYDSDKMSDVMRAAEGYEPTNDPEQADLILFNTCSVREKAQEKVFSDLGRVKHLKAKGVMIGVGGCVASQEGAAIIERAPYVDVVFGPQTLHRLPELLARRQVQRRPQVDISFPEIEKFDHLPPARVEGASAFVSIMEGCSKYCSYCVVPYTRGEEVSRPFDDVLVEVAGLADQGVKEITLLGQNVNAYRGAMGGTAEIADFALLIEYVAEIPGIERIRYTTSHPNEFTQRLIDVYAKVPQLVNHLHLPVQHGSDRILMAMKRGYTALEYKSTVRKLRAVRPDIAMSSDFIVGFPGETDDDFAKMMKLIDDVGYDASFSFIFSKRPGTPAASLDDDTPHETKLARLQVLQARIEENVSRISHAMVGSTRRLLVEGPSRRDAGELMGRTECNRIVNFKGPARLVGQMIDVTITEAYAHSLRAEVQVSETVAG
- a CDS encoding GGDEF domain-containing protein; the encoded protein is MNLDARTLFFSLMVNVLLMSIALSFNVRWRSRSGIRAWNASLMIQALSWALLIAAYRVLPREMATLGVAGLTGAMSFVYVAAKTYLREPLVKPWLWGVPLVTTAVHWLVFSNYQARIAVTNAALALQIGWIAWVLVRPRARPQTDGRWRWLAATALMMSGVMVTGRFFLVTFSPEAYPSFEAGHWINTLGLVLTNADLTLGTLAFLLAHRDEAERELQLLATTDGLTGVMNRRQWMASAEVHVRLAERHVQPVTVMMFDIDHFKQLNDTRGHAAGDAALVRFAQALQGAVRQPDLVGRYGGEEFCVLLPQSDAVAAKAIDRRLREALARDAAPAQGLLITCTVGVAEWRPGARLDDLLAAADAALYRGKAAGRDRLEVGDISFGADRTPPTTG
- the hemA gene encoding glutamyl-tRNA reductase, with translation MSVFALGLNHNTAPLDLRGRFAFSLDQVAPTLQAFRQRLTAVPGAPEVALLSTCNRTELYCAAEPALVQPAVDWLAGFGGVAPHQLMDHAYVLQGGAAARHAFRVASGLDSMVLGEPQILGQMKQAVREADTAGTLGTTLHQMFQRSFAVAKDVRSSTEIGSHSISMAAASVRLASQLFEDLRETRVLFVGAGEMIELVATHFAARQPRGMAVANRTLERGEKLATRLGAEAIRLADLPGRLGEFDIVISCTASSVPIIGLGAVERALKARKHRPIFMVDLAVPRDVEPEVNRLSDVYLYTVDDLSALVQTAGEKRQAAVQQAEAIIDAGVQSFVHWLGQRGTVPLIQALNAQADRWRAGEVARARKLLAKGEDIEAVLDAMSRGLTQKMLHGALAELHAADGEHRVQLAQTVSRLFLRGAPGHPSDDSR